Sequence from the Deinococcus misasensis DSM 22328 genome:
CCAGCTTGTCGGGTTCGATTTTGCTGGCGATGCCCAGCAGGTGCTGGTTGTAGGCATACCAGAGGTTCAGGATGGTGAGCCAGGGAAGCTCTTGGTACTTCTGGACCTCGACCCACTGGTCCGGGTTGTAACCGGGAATGACCGCATGCTTGGAGAGTTGCCCCCGCACGAACCTCTGGTGGTTGGTGGAGGCCGAATCGATCAGGTGCCCGAGGACCTGCTTGCGGGTCCATTTGCCCTGTGCCCAAGGGGATTCGGTGAGGGCGGCAGGCATGGCGTACAGCTTCTGGTAGGCCGATTCCAGCGTGTCCTGGAACTCTTTGAGCACTTCATTCATGGTTTCACTCCTAGCACCCTGGCAATTTGTTTGATGGCAAACTCGTTGTTGATCAGCGCGGCGGGATAGCGGAACACCTTCCATCCCATTTCGGTGGCGATGGCATACTTTTCAGCGTCTTTGACAAAGCCGTCAAGTTGCGTGTGCCTGCCTCTGGAACTGACTCCACCTTCAATTTCCACAGCCACTTTCAGGTGCACCCATGCAAAATCAAAGCGCCATCGGCGTTCCGGGTGAAACTCATGCTCCCGGATGGGGGTGGGAATGCCAAACAAACGCATTTGCAGCACGAACACTTCTTCGAGGTGAGAGCCTGCTTTGGGCAGACCGGTCCCTTTCAGGTCCTGAAGTTGCCGAAGCAGCATCAGCCGCTTCTCGGGGGGGAGTTTTTGCGCGTAGACTTCCAGGAGTTTGTTCTTCATGCCAGTCCTCGGGGTGCA
This genomic interval carries:
- a CDS encoding DinB family protein; this translates as MNEVLKEFQDTLESAYQKLYAMPAALTESPWAQGKWTRKQVLGHLIDSASTNHQRFVRGQLSKHAVIPGYNPDQWVEVQKYQELPWLTILNLWYAYNQHLLGIASKIEPDKLDNVIQIAGESFEAPLRWWVTDYVRHLRHHLGQVFNGIDSDDTTSG